tttgtttgttttgggtgcattgtagtgtatatatagtaCTTTACTAATgtgaatatgtaatatattgtatattatactgGTTAAAGTCTGAAGCAAAACATCTACAAAACAATTCATAAATCTATTCTTTTCAATAAAATCTCAATTTAGTAGCTTGACATTTTACTCGCCCTAAAAACTCAAAGTTAATTAGTATAAACATAATTAATCAgtcataaaagacaaaaaaatatatacatttgtgcacaatatgttttaaatttcCTTAAATATTAGGGTAAATATTCATATCGTTTTGGTAATCATTTGTTTAGGGGATAATGTCTTAATGTAAGTCTGAAGTCTATATAGCACATAAAACAATACACTATACTATTTACATTAGTTTAAGTCTGAAGTAAAACACTGAAGAAAcgccattaaaaaataataattctattggttttttaccctttttttaaaaaatagaaaatgagcaaaataatataattcttgttttaaatttaaattattattattttacattttcctgtTTAACAACGAAGCAGAAATCTGTATGACAAAGCACTATATAAAGGTCACTTGACAAAAAATCATAACATGAGAAGAAATCTGAATGTAGGCTTTCAGAGAAGCTTTTAATGCATCTAATACTAAAAGTACTGCGGTCGAATCACGGTGAAGCAACCGTAATACCATGCTGCTttgagagagatatatatatatatatatatatatatatatatgcagtggTCTTGAATGACTACCGTATTTAATCATCACTTCAAAGAAACACACATTAACATCTCTCTTCGTTTGATGCTTTTATGTCACTGATAAAAGCGTGCATGAATCTGATAAGAATCGAGGAGAGAGTGTTCGACCTGTACACTTTTATTGGGCTACACACCGACAAAGGACACAATTCAGCTTCTGAGGAACAACAAAACTGTTCGTTACAGTACAATGCAAACCCTAGTGCATAGGCTTCAAGTTAGTTTCGCCTGACCCCGACCCCAGAGTCTGTTTACAAAACAAGAGTCAAAAAACAGGGAACTGGCAAAGCGTGAGGTTCCCTTCAATATACAGTATAGAGCAAATAAAGAGATCTAAACGAGTCCTAACTCTCCTGCCAAGCAGTCACCTCAAAACCAGACGGCATCATGGGTGCAGACAGAATGGACCAAAGCAAACGCAAATCTAAAAAGTGTTGCAATTACAGCGAGCCGTGACGTGCGTCTTCAACTCCAAAGCCGCTCCATGCTCGCCTCTTCTAAAACAAACACGTTCTTTACAAAACAAGCCACATCGTTTACCCAGCATGCCTTTGTACCGTCCAATACACACATTCGTTCACCAAAGTCACGTTTCTCCGCCTCCGAAGCACTGTCCTAGTCCTACCAATACCAAgcacatttcaaataataactGCACCATAAAGTCCAATAAAGACGCTCGGATCTCAGCGGATGTAGCGGTGAGAACGTCaaaaatctcacaaaaacacaaatcaccAACACCAAACCCCGCCGGCGCGCCGTCTACGGTATATACACACCACGGCGAGCCCGAGAACCGCTTGCACATGGATAACGCTCACGAACGCTGATTAAACGGCATACGCGCCTCGAGAAAGCCGACGGTGAAGAAAGCATTAGTCTTGACAATATTGCACAAAcaagacataaataaataaataaactcttcCGTTACAAACATCGACTACTTTTTCTCAATTCACCATCGGAGGATTCTCATCACACGAAACAAAACAGCACTTGTGTTCGGATCACTCTTCACGAAAGACAGAAGACGGACACATGCACATAAACGCACGACGCACTTTTATGCCGCGATGGAACTCTTCCGAAAACACTAAAAAACCAAACGCAATGACCACTGCTGCTCTCTTCTGTATCGCTCGCTCGCTCTACcgacattaaaatataatgagaAGAAAACACGGGGCGTGCTGCTCCGTTCACAGAGAGCCCACCGCGGAGCTCCCTCGAGAAGCAGACGAATAAGCAGAGGTGTGAAAGAGCGGTAGAAAAATATCTCCTGTCTGCACACGTCCAGGTGGATTAAATGTGGCTTGAGAGCCATTACACAAAATCACTTCACAGAAGCGTCAGCAGGGGGCAGTCACTTCAGATTCGGGAGGGAGGGGGGGCCTGATTGgcacatcacttcctgtttcgCCGCAGGAAAGAAACCCAACCAGGAAGACAGTAAAAAGGTTGCTTTCTAAAGAAGCCAATGACGTGTAAGGATTTGggacaaatacaaaaatatcatCTATTGCAACTGTTCAGACATTAAGAACGCTGTGTGCACATTAATTCAGATAAAggtttattaagtattttaatgAAGGGAAAGTGGTGCAACCGTGATTTCCTTTAATTAACGTCCAGAGATTAAACGCATTCAACATAAAGGTCCATTGACGTACTATATGTACGTGTGCTGtgtacatattttgaatatatttacatgtatatacatttctatatatatatatatatatatatatatatatatatatatatatatatatatatatatatatatatatatatatatatatatatatatatatatatagtcaataTATAAACAGTCTATTTTTCTTAGacgtacacacatatatacaatgtttgcatttatatatgcatgaatataaaaagtactcatttaaacaaaaccttttttttggaaGCGAATAATCGTGATTAGTTGTTTGACagccagttaaaaaaaaactttaacatgCAGAATTTAAGTGTTTAGAATCAAAGTAATCTgagtttttataaacatttcaatTCGATAAtttttttgaccaaaaatattagaattatttgcaaaaactcaCTGTAAATACCTTGTTTCTAAACACTTTAattacagaaaacacatttaaaaaacgaTGCATATTAAGgaaattgattcattttaagatAAATCATGGTTGCACCACTTTTTGAAGCTATGACCAGTTCACcaagatgacaaaaaaacaatcaaaaatcactaaaataCCCTAATGAAacattcttaattttttaacaattgcaatagattttttttgtatttgaaacaTCTCAAATTCGCTTGTCGAAAATCTGTATACGTCACTGACCCACTATAAAATGACACATGCAGGGCAgtacgaataaaaaaaaaaaaaaaaagtgtggatgaacaaacaaacattcaagAGGAATTCATCACTAAAAACATCTAGAACGCTAATGAATACAGCATCAATGGTTTCACCGTTGAGCTTATTCGGTCTGCCGAAGCAAGTCCATCCTAATAGAAATACCTAGAGCGTACAGCTACAGACTGTATATTCAGTCTAACTATCTcttaataaaatacactttatgaCTGCAAGCCAAAAGCATCTAACCAGATGCCAGCTATTGAACTCCAAGGGTAAAGTCCCTGGAAGTGAGTTGGATTTTACATCCTCAAAGTGTGACAAACATTAGTAtcttatgcaaaaaaaaaaaaaaaaaaaaaaaaagaaaaaattagtAATGACAGTATGTTGTACAGCAATTGATTTCAGTGCCCAGTAGTACCTCTAACACTCGGAAAATGTGGCTTCCCAGATGTAGTTTTCAAGTATTAGTACTGCATCTTAAACTGGGAAAAATTCTAAAGGaacaagagagagagcgaggaaaGAATTGGCTAAAATGTTCAAGCCCAGTGGATCACTTGAGGCGCTGGGTGACATTAGCAAGTGCTACAGCAAAAGCTTGCACAGCTGAAAAGGGGTACTGAAAGTCCAGGATGTATGCATTTCCATCAATCCTTCCGAACTGCATCACCTACACAGAATGAAACGGGTTATGAGTTAGAAAGCAGGAAAATTGTGACCAGCAGAAATAACTTCTCAAGCAGGGAAACTCGGTCTTAGAGGGCCACTGttctgcagagttcagctccaactgGCCTCAACCTTCCAGTTTGCCTTTGTTTAATCGGACTCCGAGCTAGGATGTAACGATTCACTTAACTCGtgattttgatttcatgatACGATTTTCTGTACGAAACAAACCCTAAATCAATTAAGTTATCCAGTTACACTTGAGCGCTTAAGCTATGTAGACAACTAaaagatcaatcaatcaatcaatcatttttatttatatagcgcttttaacaacacataGATCATTATTATGATTCAAATGGTTCATTAACAAACGTGCGATTAGTCGACTAACACTTAAATTGAACAACTAGTCGTCCAGAGAATTCTTTAGTCATGGACAGCCCTTGTTGGAGCGTCACACTGCAAGAGAAcggccctccaggaacaggaCTGGACCTAATCTAAAGCTTCTTGCGTACCTGTCTCCCCTCGAGCTCAATCTGGAAGTTCTTTGCCGATTCCTGCGTGACTCTTCCTCCAAAATCCAGCTGGTAGACCTGCGTGGCTTCGTTCCAAAGAGGCTGTTTGTTGGCCATGATGTAGACGAACCCTTGGCTGCCGAGGCCACGGTCTTCTTTCTCGTTAGCCTTTCGGCACTTGATTTCGTCCAGCTCGCAGCCTCCCGCCCGCAAGTTCCTTTTTGCTTTCCAGCTCTTTTTACCGCTCTGGCTTTGGTTCATCAGTTCGTCGCCGCTGATGAAGAGCTCCGGCTCGCTCTCGGAGCTGTCCTGGAACTCATTAGTGGTGGCCTTGCTTAGCTTTTTGGCTTTCAGCTGCTCTTTCTGGCCTTTCGGCTTCTTTTTGTCTCGACTGCCTAACCTTGGACTGGAGATGAGGGAGTTGAAGTCACCGAGGGCACGGCCCTCTTTTTTAGACTTGTTGGCTCCTTCTGTGATCGCCGGAACATTTGCTTCCTCTGCTCGACTGTTGTCCAAGCGCTTGCGGTTCTTCTTGCCAAACCTATCTGCTCTTTGAGGAACCGGACTTTCATTGAGCGAGAGCACCTCTTGAAAATTTTCCCCAGCCTCGGCGATGGATTCTGGGGGACTCTGGAGGTCTGGAGGAGGCGTAGGCAGAGGAGGTGGTTGAGGGGGAGGAGAAAGAACAGGCTTATCCAGCAAGTGTGAGGTCTTTGGTGGAAGGGATGGAGCAGGACCCGACGGACTTGGCATGGGTGGACAGGGATTATAAGAACCCCACGGATGAAGCGGAATGGGGGTCACAGGCAGATTCGAACAAGAAGCTGTCCCAGGGTACATTGGTGGGAGAGGGCAGCAAGCAAGACTGGGAGAATAACCGGGTGGCAAGACCACAGCTTGGTCCTGCTGGGAAAAGGGAAGAGGAGTAACCACCTCTTTGGGAGAGGTGGGGCGTGGAGAAGCTTGCACGGAGCCGCTGTAGGCCGCACTTGGTGGATAGGGCAGAGCAATCTGGTAAGCTCCCGCCAGTTGAAAAGTTGCAGCGTTAGGACTCGTCGGAGATTTCGGCGAGAGGACAAACGGAAGACGGGAGACGTCCAGATGCTGTGCAGGGCTGAGGATGAGTGGAGGAGGTTTGTGGGATGCAGGAGGTACAGAGGTGGGCAGAGTCATCGTACGCTCTTGGGGAACCCAGATCTCTTCTGTAGCAGATGGATCCCATTGATACGGTGGCGGCCGCTTGACTGTCAAACTCACAACCTCCGTATTAAGAGCCATCTGCCTCAGAGACTGATTTAAAGCCTCGTCCTCTGTAAAGGCAGAGTTGATATAGTCAGCCCTTTCCCTGTTTCCACCTGCACTAGACACTCCACCGGTGCCATCCATGCTGAGTAGGCTGTAGGAAGATTGGGAAGGCAGCGGCGAGGCACTGTTTGAGTGCACTATTACAGTGCTGTGAGGTGCACCACCTCCGGTCGGTGGGAAATCTTGCCTAATTATTGTCCCCCCAGCTATACCGTTACTGCCATTGCTGGCGTTACTCCCACCGTTACTACTGCACTGACTGCACGTGTAAAGAGCTGTCGGCCCTCTCGGCTGGTAGGAGGCAGACAAAGCACTGGCTTTGGCCTTGGAGGGCAGGGTTCTTTGGGGATCCAGGATCTGAGAAACCTTCAGTGCAGCTTCCCGACTATTCCGCCTCAAGGTAGCGTGAATCAAGCTGCTGTCCAATCTCTGGCCTGGGCTCCGCCCCGCTCCGCCCTGATTGGCTGCATCAGGGTAAGGGGGTGGGTCCCCACTTGGTATAGAGTACCTTGGCACAGTGAGACGGTTCAATGTGGCTGAGGCATAGGGCAACTGCACCTTCTTCCCCTCAACAGCAGAAGAAGATGATGAGACCCTGAGGGTGGCAGAGCTTCCCGGGCCCTGAAGTGTGTAAACGTTCTGGTTGCAAACAAGTCTGGTGCGGGGACGGCATACCTCCTCCACATTTCCGCTGCTGTCAAATGTGGTGATGCGTTCGTAGCCCAGCGGCGTCGGGTACTGCGCTGCCTGGGCAGCAGGTGGATACAGGGTCAGGTCCCCTTTCTTTACACAGGCTTCCCCTGAGGATGTAGTGCTGGAGCTGCCTCCCGAGGTGCAACTCGTAGAAACAGCAGCGGAAACTGCCGCCGTGGCAGCGGAAACTGTGCCCGGGTAAGGAGGTGGAGGATTCATCTTACTAATCTCGAGAGGGGCAGTAAAAACCACCGCGTCACCCTCAGCCAGTTGTGGGGCAGAGCGAGTCGTTTTAATTTTAAGCAGGAGGTCATGCTCCGCTCCGTGCTCTGCTGTCGGGGGAACATCCGGGACGGGGCTCTGCGTGAGCTGAATGACCGGGCATGGCGGTGGACCTGAGGGCAAAGCGGGAACAGGGATCTGGATcggatgctgctgctgctgcaactGCTGCTGCATTTGCTGATGCTGCAGCTGCAGTTGCATTTGCAGATGCTGCTGTTGGATTTGATGCTGAAGCTGCTGTTGCATTTGCTGTTGCTGCTGCATCTGCTGGATCTGTTGCTGCAtgtgttgctgctgctgctgctgcatgtGCTGATGCTGTAacaactgctgctgctgcaactGATACTGCTGAAGCTGTTgctggagctgctgctgctgctgctgttgataATGTTGttgcagctgctgctgctgttgttgttgctgctgttgttgttgttgggatTGCGCAACTAAAATCCGACCGACCTCCATACCTCCAAAGATTACCTGTCCAGGACTAGAATACCTGGCAGGAACGGAGTACTGAGCCGTGAGCACAGAGTCCTGCTGTCCTTGCTCGGACACCCCAGGTGGTGCCACAGTCGATGTTGGACTGGACAACACATCCAGCTGGACGTTCTGATTGGCTAGCAGGGACTGGACAAGGCCGATGCTCTGGGTGGGGGACATGGCTTGTGCGGGGCTGTGTATGGGGGCAATGGGTATGTTGACAGTGCAAGGTGGATTATCATCAGTGATTCCTGATGCTCCTGTGACAGGCAGgtcatcctcatcctcactgAAGACATTAGGACTAAACATAGGCAAGTTAATGTATTCCACTGAGATCTTCCTCACCTCAGGGAGGTAGATGGTCATCTGTCTGGGCTGGAGGTGAAGTAAACTGGTCTTGTAGATAACTGGAGAGAGGGTAATGTATATTAGAAAACATGGGAtgcataaatgaatgtattaatagataaatacatatacatttgtgtattatgcatgtataaagacacacaagtatacatttaagattttttttaatttactaaatacattaataatataaattatatgaatactAGTATTtacaagtaaatatattttacaaatatgttGTATGTCTTCATATATGCATACTAAATGTAcgcagtacacacacagatgcGATGAATCGTTGCCCAgcactacaaataaataaataaaatacctgCTCCGAGATTTGTTGGCAAAAATGCTGCAAGCCCCACAATTTTGAACTTTGTTCCCCATATGTTAGATGTAACTTGCGCAAGATAATTGTGCTAAAATACAAAAGAGACACATTTTTATAAGAGGCAAACATTCTGTGAGTTCACACATAGACGTTTTTACAAATGCGTTCCTGAAGCACAAAATCGGTCATAAGCAacacaggtatatatatatatatttttttttaatgcccaAAATCATATACATGATATTAAAGGTGCCACAGAATGCActgatacaatattttaaactgttctcTGATATCGACATATTTAACTCTGCTGAGGTAAATAGTTTTCCATTCTATGGCAActttaagtaaagatcacgttccatgaagatattcagtacattttctactgtaaatattttgattagtaatatgcattgctacgAAGTTAAttctccctcagattccaggtTTATCTCAACAAATCATACATGAATGGAAAGATCATTTGTTCAGCTTTCATCTATTTTCACCTCTGACTGGTTTTTGGTCCAGGGTCTCAAACTGTACACTGTTTAGTGAGTACCTGTGTGATGTCGTCGAGAGGAAACTCCCGCCGAGTCAGACTCGGAGAGCCGATGGAGGGCTTACGAATGGGCAGCCGAGGCGATCGCGATATCTCCTGCGCGGTGCGAGAGAGCTTGGGGGACTTACGGGGATCTATATTAATCCTGTTGGTAAAGGGACACACTAAGTCTCTACAGAGAAGGTAGCAAACGAAGAAAAGAGTTCAAGGTGAGTTtgcagagttaaaaaaaaaacaaaaaacatgtcttCAGAACTGAAGGAATCGTACGTTTCACGCTCCCAAAGTGAACTCTTTTTACAAAAGCATTGCATGATTAATTCCTTGTCATTTATCAGGTTAAAAAGGGATACACAAGAGatatttttgtacagtaaattataaacacacatcCACTTTAACAAAGAGTCTAATCATGCCACTAAAAATCCCAAACACGCAGTACCTGGGAAGTTTGGGAGACTTGCTCCCTCTGGAGATCTTTGGCGATTTCTTTCCGACCCAATCGTCGTTGAGCTCAATGTCACTAGAGTCTGAGCAGTTGCAGCTGTCAATCATGGAGGGGATGAAGCTGTTTCCATAGACTTCATCTGTGATGAGAAACAATTTGAGCCGTCGAGGAGCTAAACCAGCGTGGTATTTCATCCCCCAAACGTCACTCGTACAAACCCACCTGTTTTCCCGTCCGTCTTTGGGTCCATGATGACAAATTCAGGGCGAAGCTTGCTGATCCTACGGCCTTTGAGAATCGGCACGAGTCCCCCCAGATACTCCAGGTACAGGGTGTAGCAGGGGCCGCCGACCTCGGGGTTATCCTCCGTCCTCTTCATGGTGCAGTGCAGGCGCTCGTTACCTGATGTCGGATAACTAACAAAGTCCCTCATGTTGTTGGGATCCGGGATGGGTGGCTGAAGAGAGGACAGCGTGTTAGAAACACAGAAAGATGGCAGAAGAGGAGCAGTATTACGACTGATCAACCAGCACGAAACAGGATCCACGGACAGAACAAAGAGGTGCAATATAGACCAAAGACTTTTAGGGATTTTAGtgctgatgtgtttttgtgctgctACTCCTAGAGTTTGTGATAGTCTTCATATTCTCTGTGCTGGTCAGTTCACAGCAGTGAAGGAATGTTCAGTTCAGGTTTATTAAGCAGTCTATTACCTTTTCAGCAggcatttttatctttataaaaTCATTTCTCTCATTTAATCTTACATTTAATCGGTCATTTAGAATAATGGGACATTTGTGCTGTTAATTACCAAGTAAACtaaatcagtattttttagTTTGCAATGCGGAGTGAAGAGGTGTTTAGGTGTGTTTTAGACACAGTTTAATTCAGTGAATGCTTTAAGCTGCAGTTACAATGGATATAGTAAACGTAAAATGCTGAATACtgaagtattttaataataaaaatatactttaaatgtgaaatcaaaacatccagtaggtggcagcaagtcaCCGTTAATGAGCCGTTCGTTTGAAGtgaaatgtatgtaatgtaacTAACTGTATGTAATGATATAAACGTGTCTTGAATACTGCGATCACTCTAAACGTGTTTCTACAGACCGAATCACGCGGTGACCTCTGTGAAGTGTTTTCTACCTTGATGGTGGAGGCGAAGGCAGAAGACACGTAAGTGCCGAGGCGAGAGGGCATGCTGAGCTTGGCCACGTCCTTCTCCTCGTGAAGCGCTCCGGCGATGACCTGACGACACAGCAGCTGGAGGCTAGCGACGCGATGCTCGATCCGGAGCACGTAGAGCGCCGGGCCGCTGGCCAGGAACAGACGCGAGTCCCGGTGACCCCAGCAGAGTGTGCTGATGGGCCTCTGAAACACAGCGGCGTCGGATCGGTCAGAGCACACCCGGGACACCCCTCACACCTTCACCTCACTGCATCACGTCATTGTTCATCATAAAGAGGCCCAGAAGCACTTTCACAGACTTTTATGATGATAGTTCTCTCCTGATGGACCTGCCCAACTCAATCCTTAACCATCTTCAAGAAACggctaaaaacacatctcttccggctttatttttattaaaaaaaacaaacgacaAATACTTAGACTTGAgctttattcattaaaaaaaaaaattataataatactacttCTCTATTTGTTTGCATTCCatctatttgctttttttttatttattatgcaattacAATAAGCCTCTAACCCCACCttacagtattatttttctatcatgttttctttttattatataataatagacGTGCTACCTGTACTGTGTTAAGCTAGCTCAGAGTCATGTCTTCATTTGCAATTGGCTTtgaataatgtgttactgtacaTTTAGCAAGGTTTTATAAAGATTAAATACTTAAGACAAAAAGGAAtacgtaagaaaaaaaaatttaaggttaaaagaaagagaacaaTAAATCAGTACATAAGtagatcattaaaaatatccatCAAAAACAGACCCatttgaaagagaaaacaagTTTCACATGTGTTTTGGTTAAGCATTAACTCacttcatatttttcattcCTTAATAAACGTGTTTTAATCAGTAGTTTGCGTC
This region of Puntigrus tetrazona isolate hp1 unplaced genomic scaffold, ASM1883169v1 S000000223, whole genome shotgun sequence genomic DNA includes:
- the tulp4a gene encoding tubby-related protein 4a isoform X1; its protein translation is MFAAVELGPVLCSDSNILCLSWKGRVPRSEKEKPVCRRRCYEEGWLATGNGRGVVGVTFTSSHCRRDRPTPQRINFNLRGHNSEVVLVRWNEPFQKLATCDTDGGIFVWIQYEGRWSVELVNDRGAQVSDFTWSHDGMQALISYRDGFVLVGSVSGQRHWSSEINLESQITCGIWTPDDQQVLFGTADGQVIVMDCHGRMLAHILLHEAEGISSMAWNYPNFLVEDSSESDTDSDDCTPLQVHSLKPLLTVCFTSGDVSLMNNYDDLSPTLIRTGLKDVVVQWCSQGDLLAVAGMERLVMTSDPSQAPRNAIVKFYNVCGEHIYSLETPAQRPISTLCWGHRDSRLFLASGPALYVLRIEHRVASLQLLCRQVIAGALHEEKDVAKLSMPSRLGTYVSSAFASTIKPPIPDPNNMRDFVSYPTSGNERLHCTMKRTEDNPEVGGPCYTLYLEYLGGLVPILKGRRISKLRPEFVIMDPKTDGKTDEVYGNSFIPSMIDSCNCSDSSDIELNDDWVGKKSPKISRGSKSPKLPRDLVCPFTNRINIDPRKSPKLSRTAQEISRSPRLPIRKPSIGSPSLTRREFPLDDITQHNYLAQVTSNIWGTKFKIVGLAAFLPTNLGAVIYKTSLLHLQPRQMTIYLPEVRKISVEYINLPMFSPNVFSEDEDDLPVTGASGITDDNPPCTVNIPIAPIHSPAQAMSPTQSIGLVQSLLANQNVQLDVLSSPTSTVAPPGVSEQGQQDSVLTAQYSVPARYSSPGQVIFGGMEVGRILVAQSQQQQQQQQQQQQQLQQHYQQQQQQQLQQQLQQYQLQQQQLLQHQHMQQQQQQHMQQQIQQMQQQQQMQQQLQHQIQQQHLQMQLQLQHQQMQQQLQQQQHPIQIPVPALPSGPPPCPVIQLTQSPVPDVPPTAEHGAEHDLLLKIKTTRSAPQLAEGDAVVFTAPLEISKMNPPPPYPGTVSAATAAVSAAVSTSCTSGGSSSTTSSGEACVKKGDLTLYPPAAQAAQYPTPLGYERITTFDSSGNVEEVCRPRTRLVCNQNVYTLQGPGSSATLRVSSSSSAVEGKKVQLPYASATLNRLTVPRYSIPSGDPPPYPDAANQGGAGRSPGQRLDSSLIHATLRRNSREAALKVSQILDPQRTLPSKAKASALSASYQPRGPTALYTCSQCSSNGGSNASNGSNGIAGGTIIRQDFPPTGGGAPHSTVIVHSNSASPLPSQSSYSLLSMDGTGGVSSAGGNRERADYINSAFTEDEALNQSLRQMALNTEVVSLTVKRPPPYQWDPSATEEIWVPQERTMTLPTSVPPASHKPPPLILSPAQHLDVSRLPFVLSPKSPTSPNAATFQLAGAYQIALPYPPSAAYSGSVQASPRPTSPKEVVTPLPFSQQDQAVVLPPGYSPSLACCPLPPMYPGTASCSNLPVTPIPLHPWGSYNPCPPMPSPSGPAPSLPPKTSHLLDKPVLSPPPQPPPLPTPPPDLQSPPESIAEAGENFQEVLSLNESPVPQRADRFGKKNRKRLDNSRAEEANVPAITEGANKSKKEGRALGDFNSLISSPRLGSRDKKKPKGQKEQLKAKKLSKATTNEFQDSSESEPELFISGDELMNQSQSGKKSWKAKRNLRAGGCELDEIKCRKANEKEDRGLGSQGFVYIMANKQPLWNEATQVYQLDFGGRVTQESAKNFQIELEGRQVMQFGRIDGNAYILDFQYPFSAVQAFAVALANVTQRLK
- the tulp4a gene encoding tubby-related protein 4a isoform X2, translated to MFAAVELGPVLCSDSNILCLSWKGRVPRSEKEKPVCRRRCYEEGWLATGNGRGVVGVTFTSSHCRRDRPTPQRINFNLRGHNSEVVLVRWNEPFQKLATCDTDGGIFVWIQYEGRWSVELVNDRGAQVSDFTWSHDGMQALISYRDGFVLVGSVSGQRHWSSEINLESQITCGIWTPDDQQVLFGTADGQVIVMDCHGRMLAHILLHEAEGISSMAWNYPNFLVEDSSESDTDSDDCTPLQVHSLKPLLTVCFTSGDVSLMNNYDDLSPTLIRTGLKDVVVQWCSQGDLLAVAGMERLVMTSDPSQAPRNAIVKFYNVCGEHIYSLETPAQRPISTLCWGHRDSRLFLASGPALYVLRIEHRVASLQLLCRQVIAGALHEEKDVAKLSMPSRLGTYVSSAFASTIKPPIPDPNNMRDFVSYPTSGNERLHCTMKRTEDNPEVGGPCYTLYLEYLGGLVPILKGRRISKLRPEFVIMDPKTDGKTDEVYGNSFIPSMIDSCNCSDSSDIELNDDWVGKKSPKISRGSKSPKLPRINIDPRKSPKLSRTAQEISRSPRLPIRKPSIGSPSLTRREFPLDDITQHNYLAQVTSNIWGTKFKIVGLAAFLPTNLGAVIYKTSLLHLQPRQMTIYLPEVRKISVEYINLPMFSPNVFSEDEDDLPVTGASGITDDNPPCTVNIPIAPIHSPAQAMSPTQSIGLVQSLLANQNVQLDVLSSPTSTVAPPGVSEQGQQDSVLTAQYSVPARYSSPGQVIFGGMEVGRILVAQSQQQQQQQQQQQQQLQQHYQQQQQQQLQQQLQQYQLQQQQLLQHQHMQQQQQQHMQQQIQQMQQQQQMQQQLQHQIQQQHLQMQLQLQHQQMQQQLQQQQHPIQIPVPALPSGPPPCPVIQLTQSPVPDVPPTAEHGAEHDLLLKIKTTRSAPQLAEGDAVVFTAPLEISKMNPPPPYPGTVSAATAAVSAAVSTSCTSGGSSSTTSSGEACVKKGDLTLYPPAAQAAQYPTPLGYERITTFDSSGNVEEVCRPRTRLVCNQNVYTLQGPGSSATLRVSSSSSAVEGKKVQLPYASATLNRLTVPRYSIPSGDPPPYPDAANQGGAGRSPGQRLDSSLIHATLRRNSREAALKVSQILDPQRTLPSKAKASALSASYQPRGPTALYTCSQCSSNGGSNASNGSNGIAGGTIIRQDFPPTGGGAPHSTVIVHSNSASPLPSQSSYSLLSMDGTGGVSSAGGNRERADYINSAFTEDEALNQSLRQMALNTEVVSLTVKRPPPYQWDPSATEEIWVPQERTMTLPTSVPPASHKPPPLILSPAQHLDVSRLPFVLSPKSPTSPNAATFQLAGAYQIALPYPPSAAYSGSVQASPRPTSPKEVVTPLPFSQQDQAVVLPPGYSPSLACCPLPPMYPGTASCSNLPVTPIPLHPWGSYNPCPPMPSPSGPAPSLPPKTSHLLDKPVLSPPPQPPPLPTPPPDLQSPPESIAEAGENFQEVLSLNESPVPQRADRFGKKNRKRLDNSRAEEANVPAITEGANKSKKEGRALGDFNSLISSPRLGSRDKKKPKGQKEQLKAKKLSKATTNEFQDSSESEPELFISGDELMNQSQSGKKSWKAKRNLRAGGCELDEIKCRKANEKEDRGLGSQGFVYIMANKQPLWNEATQVYQLDFGGRVTQESAKNFQIELEGRQVMQFGRIDGNAYILDFQYPFSAVQAFAVALANVTQRLK